The genomic region TCACATCATACCAATATCAATGTTCTCgcatttaaaaagagaaaatattttctataacatAGATACTTAgtcaaaaagagaaatattagaaAGTTAATTTTTACCTTTAGTTTTTTCTTCAAACCATACTTGTTTCGAAGCCAATCTCCTCCACAAATGAGAGCTTCAATGGATTCTTGATTTAGTCGAGAACGATATTCATCAATAACTCTTCCTCCAGCACTAAATGAAGACTCTGAAGCCACCGTTGAGACAGGAATTGCTAATATGTCCGCTGCCATTTTAGATAAAATCTTGAACTTCAGGCTATTGTTTTTCCACCACTCCAAAGCACTAAAAGACTTAGAATTGCCTTCAGGAATGTAAGCACTCTCACCAAGATAAACTTCTAATTCTGATTTTGTTGGATGAATGGCTTCTTTTTTCTGAACCATATTCAACATTTCATCAATTCCACTAATTTCAGAACTAACCACATTAGAAGAAGTAACTAGACCATTAGTATTAATTCCACTTATTATTGTATCACCATGACACTCTTCAGCATATTCATCATACATTTCTTGTAAtgtattcttcactttttcaacaTTTTCAGCAGCCACATGCTCAGGTTtgtaaattaaaggaaaacagaATTTAATAACATGTATTTTGCACCTAGGATCCTAAACACAAGCAAGAGACATTACCATATTGCATTCTCCCCAATATTTGTCAAACTTTTCTTTCATTGAGGTTGCCGTTTCTCTCATGAAGGAATCTCTATCTTCAATAGCTTCATCAATTACTTGTTTTACTCTCCAAACATCAGGAAGGTACAAATTTACAGTAGGATACTCACTACCAGAAATGACATGAGTAGCAAGATTAAAAACTTTTAAAAGTTTACAAATCTTCTCAACTTTCCTCCAATCCTCTGATGATGGTTCATAACTGTAGTGGGGTTCTCTTTCCTTATACACAAGAAACACAGATTTAAACTTCAAAGCCACAGATAACATGTTGTAAGTAGAATTCCATCTTGTGGGACAATCAATGATGAGTTTTTTCTCCTTCAAACACTTGTTCTCAGCAATCTCAACAAATGTTTTAAATCTTGAATCATTAAAATTGACATACTTGACACTCTCACGAACTTTGTGAATAATACCTTTAATTTTACCTAGCCCATCTTGTACCAACAAATTCAGAATGTGTGCATAGCACCTAACATGAAACAAACTACCACCAATAGGTAATGAGTTGTTATCTGAAATAGTATCCTTAAGAGCCCTTAGACATGAATATTTATAGGAAGTATTGTCAACAGATACTGAGAAGACTTTGTTTTCAATTCTTCAAGTCTTTAAACACTTGAAAATAGCATCTGCAACATCGATGCCATGTCTAGGAGTAGGTACCTGAACAAAACTCAAAACCCTTTTTTGAAGATTCCACCCTGCATCAATAAAGTGACATGTGATAACCATATATTCAACAATTTGATGGCTTGATCTCCACGTGTCAGTTGTTAAACTTATCTTCCTAACACCTTGTAACAAAGTCTTCAATTGTTTCTTTTCTACCTCATATATCGCCAAACAATCACTTCGAGCAGTTTTGCGAGAAATTTTATGAAATTCAGAATTAGCGTATTGGAAGCCCCACATCCAAACTTCATCCTCAATAATGCTAAAAGAATGCTCATGAACCATAATTGCTGTAGCAATTATTTGTCTCATCTTGTCTTGGGAATATCTTGCACCTGGTGTCACAAAGGGATTAATACTTAAATTGGAAGGTTGAAATGGAATCAATGGTTGCTTCTTTTGTGCAGCAACATGCAATCTCCTTTGTAAGCAACTACTAGAATGCATCCATAAATGTGAAGTACTAGCTCCTTTTCCAGCATAAGAAAACACAGATTTGCAATACTTGCAAATAGCTTTTGTACCTTCAGAACTTTCAACTTGATCAAAATCGTCCCAAATTGGTGaagtcttcttccttttttttgtaATAACAATTTCATTACTACCATTTTCTTCAGTGACTAGTTGACTTGTAATAGTTGTTATCTGTGTTGGTGCTGATGTAGTTGTTAGTGTTTGTAATGGTGTATCTGTTGTTGGCATTGTTGGTACTGACCGATTAATTTCTTCTCTATTTAAAGAAATAGGATTGGTCAATGGATCACTTGGAATTACAGATTCAGCCATTTCTAAAACCTATTGTAATGCCTAAACAAAAATTAACAGATAACATTATCTCATGATTTTTTTTGCTTTCATTATATCAAATGGCATAAAGTAAGAACcttttaatgaaaaataaaattgataaaattttATGTTCGAAAAAGTAGAAACAATATCACaatacaaacaaaaaaaattaaacttaaaaaaagatctttGACAGAATAAAACCCTAATGGatgaaaaaataattaacattataacaaaaaatataaaaaataataaaataaaaaataatgacatgagaaagaagaagaagtacctACAATcaaaggaagaagatgaagaggatggTAGTCTGTAGTCTGGTAGAAGAGCGTGTAAAGTAGAGAAgagaagataaaaagaagagcGTGTAAAGTAGAGAAGAGAAGATAAAATGACCATGTGTAGGTTTGTTTCTTTATTAATGTGGAGGAAAAGtttttagaattattttatttgattgacTTTTGATATTCCAACATCAATTATTAAAGATATTAAGTAATAAAAACACATATATATTATTAAAGAGACAAATGGCTTAGTGGATAATGGTGTATTCATATGATAACGCGTGACATGCActacgtgcagaaattgcagaagacgctgggggtgatttctgggctatttttggcccagtttcaagcccggaAAAACATAAattagaagctgcagagtgggagaatcactcattcattcattgacacaacattcattcacataattttaggttttaggtgtagttctctagagagagaggctctctcctctctctaggttttagggttcttagggtTAATTCTTcccaatttcagatttttatcttactttaattagtttctcttctactcttatttgatCTAGTATTTTGGTTTAtctatttcccttgttgattacttaatgttgccaatttagtttatttattctcatgtcagatttgattttctatttaatgcaatttgaagtatttcatgtttattacttcttctcttatttgttgttattgattccttgcaattggttgtttaggttttattatctcttattaatttctatgtttttattttatgccttccaagtgtttgacaaaatgcttggttggattttagtgtagatttctctccttttggctttggttgagtaattggagactcttgagttatcaaactcccttgttgattgataattaaaagttgcaagttgatttgaatccctctaaagctagtctttccttaggagttgactaggacttgaggaatcaaattgatttatccacttgactttcctccatagttagaggttaactaagtgggagcaatggacaattctcatcacaattgataaggataaataggataggacttctaatcctcataccttgccaagagttttcttaattattattttaattcctttgttatttacattccttgttccacatatcaaaaacccaaaaagatacaatcccataaccaatagtaacatacctcccttcaattctttgagagacaacccgaggtttaaatactagtaaagaattcacaataaattctcgttgctagtatagtttctaaaccaacaaagaatcctttcatacaaaaatttggttgtcacaagtaacaaacccctaaaaataataaccgaagtattcaaacctcgggtcatctctcaaaagaattgcagggaagtgttcttgttattggttatgagatagtatatttttgggtttttgaaaggttgaacaaggaatgtaaataacaagaaagtaaactaataactaagaaagctcttggcaaggtatgagaattagaagtcctatcctagctatccttatcaattgtgatgagaattgtccattgctcccacttagttaacctctaactatgaaggaaagtcaagtggatagatcaatttgattcctcaagtcctagtcaactcctaaggaaagagtagctttagagggattcaaatcaactagcaattttcaattatcaatcaataagggagtttgataactcaagagtctccaattgctcaaccaaagccaaaaggagagaaatctacactaaaatccaaccaagcattttgtcaaacacttggaaggcataacataaaagcatagaaattaataatagataataaaacctaaacaaccaattgcaaggaatcaataacaacaaataaGACAAGAAGTAATAAACATGAAAGACTTCAAATtgcatattaaatagaaaatcaaatctgacatgagaattcataaactaaattggcaacattaAGTAATCAACAAATGAAATAGATAAACcaaaatgctagaacaaataagagtagaagagaaactaattaaactaagatagaaatctgaaattgggaagaattaaacctaagaaccctaaaacctagagagaggagaaagcctctctctcttTCTAGAGAACTAcacctaaaacctaaaattatgtgaatgaatgttgtgtcaatgaatgaatgagtgattcccccactctgcagcctctaatctgtgtttttcgagcttggaactgggccaaaaacagcccagaaattgcccccagcgtcttctgtaatttctgcacgtggtacatgtcacgcgtacgcgtacatcacgcaTGCGAGTTgcctaacagcatggcaactatgggaaattgcatatcattttgaagcctcaaatgttagctttccaatacaACTGAAACCtcctcattcggacctctgtagctcaagttatgatcgatttagtacgaagaaatcaggcttgacagcttagtaattccttcaatttcttatattccttccacttttacatgcttcctttccattctctaagccattcctaccctataaaccctgaaaacacttaacacacatatcacggcatcgaatggtaataagagaggattaataattagcaattttaagaccaaagaagcatgttctcaatcaaagcacaaaattaggaaggaaaatgtaaaacatgcgaattatatgaataagtgtgagtttaatggataaaatccactaaattaaggacaagataaaccctaaaaatggggtttatcaatctccccacacttaaacattagcatatcctcatgctaagctcaagagaagctataaaggagtgaagaggaatggtggaATTTATGAAATGCGAtaatctatatgaatgcaactatatgcaaaaatacttctacctacttagttaaaagtaaacaaattctccaagacaaacataaatcagattccactaattcaaatcacacaataagagacaagtaaacttgtaagaatatagctcatgaaagccgggaacacagaatcaagcattgaaccctcaccggaagtgtatacgcactctaatcgctcaagtgtctagggttaattcactctaatctcctctagtcatgctttctaaaacgttgttcttcatctaaccaatcaacaaatatttaatgtacaaatgcaaacatcatgaggactttttaaggttgtaatggggctaaggtaagggtgaggatacatgtatggccaagtgagttatactttgaatctttgactaacctaaattctcacctaacacacacacatactctatataattctaaaatcatgcctagtgataaaccccatttttagggtttatcttgtagtGATTTTAGGGAATTTTGTAAcctttttacccacatttattcaatgaaatagcacggtttcatgattgtctcctaaattatgcttaagtgtgaaaacatgctttttaggcccttaattgctaattcCAATTCAcccttgattccactagatgccttgatatgtgtgttagtaatttcagattgaaaaggctaggaatggatcaaagaaatggagagaaaagcatgaaaaatggagaaatcatggaaaagtaAGGATTTGGGATAAGATCAGCGACGCGCACGTGCAGCAGACACGCACGCGTAAAAGGCTGAGGTCGCatgccgacgcgtacgcgcacatgacgcgtacgcgtggatggaaaattgtcaagcaacgcgtacgcatgaggtgcgcgtacgcgtcgatgttcgcacgtgactcacttaaaggcaatacgttgggggcgaattctgggctttccaggcctaaatccaactcacttctgatgctatttaacccaaagaatgaagaggaatcaACACACTACTTCATATTTTAGTTTTAGTCTAGTTTTcagagggaaagttagttttagagagagaagctctcacttctctctagaatcaggattaggttagatctagattagaatttcttagatctagtttaatttcatgctttgatttacttttacttttgtaattcttcttcttctacattttCTCTCTCttgtttagcatttaattcttgtaattctctacttttatgtttatgtcacttttgtttcttctattttcattttaatgcaatttatgattcatgttcctttattgttgaattgcttaattcattttactttccttttatgccttctatgtgtttgatgaaatgcttggttggattttagtatagattttgttcctcttgaccTAGGTAGGGTGATTAGTGACTATTGAGTTATCTAATGCTttagttgattgataattagaagttgctagttaatttgaatgcctctaaagctagtctttctttaggaattgattaggacttgaggaaccaaattaattcatccacttgactttcttccatggttagaggttaactaagtgggagcaaagaacaattctcatcacatttaaggaggataactaggatagcaCTTCTAGTTCTCTTACCTTgtcaagagtttttctagttgttagtttattttcattgccatttacatttcatgtctcttatctcaaaaaccccaaaacatacctcataaccaataacaagacactttatcacaattcctagggagaacgacccgaggtttaaatacttcggtttataattttaggg from Arachis ipaensis cultivar K30076 chromosome B02, Araip1.1, whole genome shotgun sequence harbors:
- the LOC107627261 gene encoding zinc finger BED domain-containing protein RICESLEEPER 2-like, translating into MAESVIPSDPLTNPISLNREEINRSVPTMPTTDTPLQTLTTTSAPTQITTITSQLVTEENGSNEIVITKKRKKTSPIWDDFDQVESSEGTKAICKYCKSVFSYAGKGASTSHLWMHSSSCLQRRLHVAAQKKQPLIPFQPSNLSINPFVTPGARYSQDKMRQIIATAIMVHEHSFSIIEDEVWMWGFQYANSEFHKISRKTARSDCLAIYEVEKKQLKTLLQGWNLQKRVLSFVQVPTPRHGIDVADAIFKALKDTISDNNSLPIGGSLFHVRCYAHILNLLVQDGLGKIKGIIHKVRESVKYVNFNDSRFKTFVEIAENKCLKEKKLIIDCPTRWNSTYNMLSVALKFKSVFLVYKEREPHYSYEPSSEDWRKVEKICKLLKVFNLATHVISGSEYPTVNLYLPDVWRVKQVIDEAIEDRDSFMRETATSMKEKFDKYWGECNMHVAAENVEKVKNTLQEMYDEYAEECHGDTIISGINTNGLVTSSNVVSSEISGIDEMLNMVQKKEAIHPTKSELEVYLGESAYIPEGNSKSFSALEWWKNNSLKFKILSKMAADILAIPVSTVASESSFSAGGRVIDEYRSRLNQESIEALICGGDWLRNKYGLKKKLKKIFSLFKCENIDIGMMPIDRLQARPDLTTGQAQYSLKSLY